From one Ignavibacteria bacterium genomic stretch:
- the rplM gene encoding 50S ribosomal protein L13, which yields MSHNQKITNSLRKEDATHNWWVVDAAGQTVGRLATQVATLLRGKHKPDFTPHVDNGDFVVVINAEQIVMQGKRAEQKTYFHYTGYPGGGRVRTFKDLKENKPEEIVELAVRGMLPKTSLGRAIGKKLKVYRSSEHPHEAQQPKPFALKA from the coding sequence ATGTCACATAACCAGAAAATCACAAATTCACTGCGCAAGGAAGATGCCACGCACAACTGGTGGGTGGTAGATGCTGCAGGGCAGACAGTAGGCCGCCTGGCAACCCAGGTAGCCACACTTTTACGCGGTAAGCATAAACCTGACTTTACCCCTCACGTTGATAACGGCGACTTTGTTGTTGTTATTAATGCAGAGCAGATTGTTATGCAGGGGAAGCGTGCCGAGCAGAAAACGTACTTCCACTATACCGGATACCCGGGCGGTGGCAGGGTGCGGACGTTTAAGGATCTTAAGGAAAACAAACCCGAAGAGATCGTAGAACTGGCGGTACGTGGCATGCTGCCGAAAACCAGCCTTGGCCGTGCCATTGGCAAGAAGCTCAAGGTGTACCGCAGCAGCGAGCATCCGCACGAAGCACAGCAGCCCAAACCATTTGCCCTAAAGGCCTGA
- the rpsI gene encoding 30S ribosomal protein S9, whose amino-acid sequence MKTYSGTGRRKTSVAQVRLMSGTGNVLINRSALEDYFPIETYRQDALLPMVLTGTNKQFDVNVNVRGGGKAGQAGAVRLGVARALLDYNEEFRTVLRPAGVLTRDPRMVERKKYGQKKARKRFQFSKR is encoded by the coding sequence ATGAAGACATATTCAGGAACCGGACGTCGGAAAACAAGCGTAGCCCAGGTACGGCTGATGAGCGGTACAGGCAACGTACTGATTAACCGGTCAGCTCTGGAAGATTATTTTCCAATTGAAACATACAGGCAGGACGCACTGCTGCCCATGGTATTAACCGGCACCAATAAGCAGTTCGACGTGAACGTGAACGTTCGCGGCGGTGGCAAGGCCGGTCAGGCAGGAGCCGTACGCCTTGGCGTTGCCAGGGCGCTGCTGGATTACAACGAAGAGTTCCGTACCGTGCTGCGTCCGGCGGGCGTACTTACCCGCGACCCCCGTATGGTTGAGCGTAAAAAGTACGGTCAGAAAAAAGCACGGAAGCGCTTCCAGTTCTCCAAGCGGTAA
- the rpsB gene encoding 30S ribosomal protein S2: MAVVTVEALLEAGAHFGHLTRRWNPKMRNFIFMERNGIHIIDLRKTQLLLDIAREAAYDVASHGRGVLFVGTKNQARPAIEAEARRSGSNYVSERWLGGMLTNFSTIRKSIKRLSAIDKMEVDGTFEKITKKERLMLSRERERLRKVFGGIEDMTRIPGLLFVVDTKREHLAIKEAKILGIPVVGIVDTNSDPEEVDYPIPANDDSIHTIDIMAKVIADAVLQGREIARVKAADTAASGEMLAKETEQTDDGKVRRQMRGRRKAESGEAEG; the protein is encoded by the coding sequence ATGGCGGTTGTCACCGTCGAAGCTCTTCTGGAAGCCGGCGCCCATTTTGGACACCTGACGCGCCGCTGGAATCCCAAAATGCGCAACTTCATCTTCATGGAGCGTAACGGGATCCACATCATTGATTTACGGAAAACCCAGCTCTTGCTGGATATAGCACGCGAGGCTGCCTACGATGTGGCATCGCACGGTCGCGGTGTTCTCTTTGTAGGCACCAAGAACCAGGCGCGTCCCGCCATTGAAGCAGAAGCACGCCGGAGTGGTTCGAATTACGTCAGCGAGCGCTGGCTGGGCGGCATGCTTACCAACTTTAGCACCATCCGCAAGTCCATCAAACGTTTGAGCGCCATCGACAAAATGGAAGTTGACGGCACCTTTGAGAAGATTACCAAGAAGGAACGGTTGATGCTGAGCCGCGAACGCGAACGTTTACGTAAGGTGTTTGGCGGTATCGAAGACATGACGCGGATCCCGGGTTTGCTGTTCGTGGTTGACACCAAGCGTGAGCACCTGGCAATCAAGGAAGCCAAAATCCTGGGCATCCCCGTGGTTGGCATCGTTGATACCAACAGCGATCCCGAAGAAGTTGATTATCCGATACCTGCCAATGACGACTCGATTCATACAATTGACATCATGGCAAAGGTGATTGCCGATGCCGTGCTCCAGGGCAGGGAAATTGCCCGCGTAAAAGCCGCCGATACCGCAGCTTCCGGCGAAATGCTCGCCAAGGAAACCGAGCAGACAGATGACGGCAAGGTACGCCGTCAGATGCGCGGCCGACGCAAGGCAGAGTCGGGCGAAGCCGAGGGCTAA
- a CDS encoding gamma carbonic anhydrase family protein: protein MASIIEYGGITPKLHESVFVAHGAVILGDVEIGEHSSVWFNCVLRGDVHEIRIGSRTNIQDLTMCHTTYNKHPLHIGNNVTIGHHAMLHGCTVGNSVLVGMQATLLDGSVIGNYSMVAAGTVVRQGFVVPDGVLVAGVPGKIIRELTQQERTFLDESAQNYIDYIHSYRNHYNVRTQRGHQ from the coding sequence GTGGCATCGATAATAGAGTACGGTGGCATTACTCCCAAACTGCATGAATCGGTATTTGTGGCTCATGGCGCCGTTATTCTGGGCGACGTTGAGATTGGTGAACACAGCTCGGTATGGTTTAACTGCGTGCTGCGTGGCGATGTACACGAAATCCGTATTGGCAGCCGTACCAATATCCAAGATCTTACCATGTGCCATACCACCTATAACAAACATCCGCTGCATATAGGCAACAACGTTACTATCGGACACCATGCGATGCTGCATGGATGTACCGTTGGCAACAGTGTTCTGGTAGGCATGCAGGCTACGTTGCTTGATGGATCGGTGATCGGGAATTACAGCATGGTGGCCGCAGGTACCGTTGTACGGCAGGGCTTTGTTGTGCCTGACGGTGTTCTGGTTGCCGGTGTACCCGGCAAGATCATCCGTGAGCTTACGCAGCAGGAACGTACGTTTCTTGATGAAAGTGCGCAAAACTATATCGACTACATTCACAGTTACCGAAATCATTACAACGTTAGAACTCAACGGGGGCACCAATGA
- the amrB gene encoding AmmeMemoRadiSam system protein B: protein MNSLLPNFRSEVSISVHTAESEQMLILNDPYGIADGPIMLHPDMVHILEHCDGETSWEAFADAMGIPADSAEIANARMFIRQLDTMGYFETPRLAELRTHMENAWNSSSLRPPVCAGSTYPADPDELKQLLDTMDSLNSQPAQPCSAALVPHIDFRVAGQAYAHGLQAIRGLNADIVFMIGTSHYWADTMVILTNKSYTTPLGTLQTDTHVVDELRTELLGKGLGLASTDVAHKPEHSLELHAVLLQHVYPSRPIRVVPVLVADTGLDPNEAARQMQAVAEACRTVAGRCTGKVGWLISGDMSHYGLRFGHNQAAETMVQGVHDTDAELLNLLASGDTSSFHTRISNSGNYTNICGYVPLMVGLQACNAGTGTTMHHALWNDAETGSAVSFAVMSW, encoded by the coding sequence ATGAATTCACTGCTGCCCAATTTCAGATCTGAGGTAAGCATATCCGTTCACACTGCTGAATCGGAACAGATGCTCATCCTGAACGATCCGTATGGTATTGCCGACGGACCCATCATGCTGCACCCCGACATGGTGCATATTCTGGAACATTGCGATGGCGAAACATCCTGGGAAGCATTTGCTGACGCCATGGGAATCCCGGCCGACAGTGCCGAGATTGCCAATGCAAGGATGTTTATCCGGCAACTGGATACCATGGGCTACTTTGAAACACCCCGTCTGGCTGAACTCCGCACACACATGGAAAACGCCTGGAACAGCAGTTCTCTCAGACCTCCCGTTTGCGCCGGAAGTACCTATCCCGCAGACCCCGACGAGCTGAAACAACTGCTGGATACCATGGACTCCCTGAACAGTCAGCCCGCACAGCCCTGCTCCGCCGCACTTGTCCCGCATATTGACTTTCGGGTAGCAGGCCAGGCATACGCCCACGGACTTCAGGCAATTCGTGGCCTGAATGCCGACATTGTTTTCATGATCGGTACCTCGCATTACTGGGCCGATACCATGGTGATCCTTACCAACAAATCATACACCACTCCGCTGGGGACGCTGCAGACCGACACCCACGTTGTTGATGAACTTCGCACAGAACTTTTGGGAAAGGGGCTTGGGCTTGCCTCCACTGATGTTGCCCATAAACCCGAACATTCACTTGAACTCCACGCAGTGCTCCTCCAGCACGTGTACCCGTCACGCCCGATCAGAGTTGTACCCGTCCTGGTTGCCGACACCGGGCTGGACCCTAATGAAGCAGCCCGACAGATGCAGGCTGTTGCCGAAGCATGCCGGACCGTTGCCGGCCGGTGCACCGGGAAAGTTGGCTGGCTTATCAGCGGCGATATGTCGCACTATGGCCTCCGGTTTGGTCATAACCAAGCCGCTGAAACCATGGTGCAAGGCGTCCACGATACCGACGCCGAACTGCTGAACCTGCTTGCATCCGGTGATACCAGCAGCTTCCATACCCGTATCTCCAACAGCGGAAACTACACCAACATCTGCGGCTACGTACCCCTGATGGTAGGTTTGCAAGCCTGCAACGCCGGCACCGGCACAACCATGCACCATGCACTATGGAACGATGCCGAAACCGGCAGCGCCGTCAGCTTTGCCGTGATGTCATGGTAA